The DNA sequence GCGACGTCCCCCGCCTCGCCCCGCAAGCTGGCCAGCGTGCCGCGAGCGGTCAGGGTGTCGGGGTGGTGCGGCCCGAGCGCGGCCTGGCGCTCCCGGACGGAACGCTCCAGCATCGCGATGGCCCCGGCCGAGTCACCGGTGCCGTCCCGCATGACGGCCAGGTTGAGCCGGGTGGCCGAAGTGGCCTGGTGTTCGGGACCGAGCACCCGCTCCAGTTCCGGGAGCAGGGTTTCGTAGACCGCCGCCGCCCCGGCGAAGTTCCCCGATTGGCCCAGGTACCGGGCCAGGGTGCTGCGGGCGGTCAAGGTGAGCTGGTGCGGCCGCCCCGGCGTCGCGTCGAGGTCGGCCAGCAGGGCGCTCAGCGCGGCCACCGCCGCCCGCGGATCGCCCGCGGTGCCCACGGAATCCGCCAGGTCGTGCCGGGCGATCAAGGTGTCGAGGTGGGCCGCGCCGAGCCGGTCCGCGGCGGTGCGGGACAACTGCCGGAAGTACGCGACCGCCGCCCCGGCCTGCCCGCTCTCGCGGAGACTCCGGCCCGCTTGGACCAGCACCACGTGGTACCCCCGGCGCCAGAGCTGCTCGACGTCACCGGTGGCCTGCAGCGCGAAAGTGCCGCGCCGCAACGCCTGCGCCAGCGTCCGGTCCGACTCGATCTCCGGCCACGCCTGCGCCAGCGCGTCCGCGGCGGCCCGCGTGATCCGGGAAAGGTGCTTCGGGCGCAGGTCGTCCCGGGCCGCGCGCTGGACGAGCGCGTGGACGCGGACCGTCTGCGGGTCGAGGGTGACGAGGTTCAGCCGGTGCAGGCAGCCCAGCGCGTCGCGGGCGTCGTCCGGGGTCACCCGCCGCCGGGCGGCTTTGCGCAGGAAGTCCAGGACGGCCGGTGCGGTGAGCACGGTGTACGGGATGCCGTGGGGATCGAGGACGCTCGCGAACCGCAGCAGCGGGCCGGCCAGCCGGGCGGGTTCGAGACGGTCTGCGTGGGCGATCGACAGGGACCAGGTCGCCGTCACCGTCGCCTGGTGGTCGTCGGGGAGGCTGCGCCGCTCGGGCAGGACCGCGGCCAGCTTGCGCTCCCGGAACCGCAGCCGGTACGCCGAGCAGGGGAGGTCGCGGTCGAGGACGTACGCCGTGGCCTGGGCCAGCGCCAGGGGCAGGTGCCCGAGGTCGTCCGCCAGCCCGGCGACGTCGTCGGCCAGGTGCGGCCGGCCGGCGAGCTTGCGGTTCAGGTACGCGCGGGACTCCGCGAGGGTGAACTGGCCGACGTCGACGATCCGCCGCCGGTCGCCGGCGAACGCGGCGTCGCGCCGCCGGGTGGTGAGCACGACCCGCCCGGCTTCGGCCGGCGGTGGCCAGAGTCCGTGCAGGTCAGCGGGGTGCTGCACGTCGTCGAGCACCAGCAGCCAGCGCTTCGGGGTCGTGGCCAGCCAGTCCAGGAGGCGGCGCGCGCCCTGCGCGGGGTCCGGGTCCTCGATGCCGGTGAGCGTCTTCGCCAGCTGTGCGTAGGCCGTCAGGAGCGCGTCACGGGACTCCGCCGTGATCCAGGCCAGCAGGTCGACTTCGCGGGCGGCCCACGCGCGTTCCGCCAGGTCCGCGGCCAGCTG is a window from the Amycolatopsis sp. cg9 genome containing:
- the fxsT gene encoding FxSxx-COOH system tetratricopeptide repeat protein → MTTTVVVLTALEVEYAAVRALLTGRRVTTHPSGTRFEVGEPITGGATIVLALTGQGNQGAAVLTERAIATFAPSALVFAGIAGALHDDLAPGDVVVATKVYGYHGGKADDDGFRTRPQAWEIPHHLDQLARHVAREESWLPDSPAPRPSVHFRPIAAGEVVLGSRTAPLAEQLRTTYDDAAAIELESAGVAKAGHLNHGLPVLTVRGIGDGGAHAAAAAHAAAFALAVAVEIPARPGGVTTGLSWPHRSGVVPVRADGFQDREVTFAGTTVLSGLGGVGKTQLAADLAERAWAAREVDLLAWITAESRDALLTAYAQLAKTLTGIEDPDPAQGARRLLDWLATTPKRWLLVLDDVQHPADLHGLWPPPAEAGRVVLTTRRRDAAFAGDRRRIVDVGQFTLAESRAYLNRKLAGRPHLADDVAGLADDLGHLPLALAQATAYVLDRDLPCSAYRLRFRERKLAAVLPERRSLPDDHQATVTATWSLSIAHADRLEPARLAGPLLRFASVLDPHGIPYTVLTAPAVLDFLRKAARRRVTPDDARDALGCLHRLNLVTLDPQTVRVHALVQRAARDDLRPKHLSRITRAAADALAQAWPEIESDRTLAQALRRGTFALQATGDVEQLWRRGYHVVLVQAGRSLRESGQAGAAVAYFRQLSRTAADRLGAAHLDTLIARHDLADSVGTAGDPRAAVAALSALLADLDATPGRPHQLTLTARSTLARYLGQSGNFAGAAAVYETLLPELERVLGPEHQATSATRLNLAVMRDGTGDSAGAIAMLERSVRERQAALGPHHPDTLTARGTLASLRGEAGDVAAAVAAYENLLPDLLPVLGPEHPTTLITRGALAELRAGSGDPAGLADLEPLSEDLRRVLGPEHPVTLSTRLKLAWFRGISGDPAAAAAAAEAVLRDQLRVLGPDHPDTFTARHHLAALRAKAGDPAGAVAVVEGMLPDLGRVFGPGSPYALTARHNLARFRSWAGDPAGALASSADLVPELDRVLGPEHPTTLTARHTLATLRGETGDRTGAVAALELLLPDLDRVLGPEHLETTGAREDLRRFR